Proteins encoded in a region of the Macrobrachium nipponense isolate FS-2020 chromosome 39, ASM1510439v2, whole genome shotgun sequence genome:
- the LOC135210349 gene encoding uncharacterized protein LOC135210349 isoform X2, which yields MPRGSQLPKRVPKEDPDNVSYDEEDGGGVGNCLAAIIQVPVLIAAAIIVPIFGLTFIVCGIVFISDCKIEPMIPVWLIVQGFILLFGIGIGGVAKKTSKDGGVNIVVKIVSFIIFLFTSAWFIAGNYFIYQAWAKDPDYAHFWYNNGCNPALFKLSFVCIIVLDCLFAVSFVVGILAFCLRGCKRR from the exons acgtgAGTTACGATGAAGAGGACGGTGGCGGAGTTG GTAATTGCTTGGCTGCAATTATCCAGGTTCCCGTACTGATTGCCGCTGCGATCATCGTTCCCATATTTGGCCTCACGTTCATCGTCTGTGGAATTGTCTTCATCAGCGATTGCAAGATTGAACCCATGATTCCAGTTTGGCTCATTGTACAAG GTTTCATACTGCTCTTCGGAATTGGCATCGGTGGTGTGGCCAAGAAGACCTCTAAAGATGGAGGCGTCAACATTGTTGTAAAAATAGTCAGTTTTATAATCTTCCTGTTTACCTCCGCTTGGTTCATTGCAG GAAACTACTTCATTTACCAAGCTTGGGCAAAGGATCCTGACTATGCCCATTTCTGGTACAACAACGGTTGCAACCCCGCCCTGTTCAAGCTTTCCTTCGTATGCATCATTGTTCTGGACTGTCTCTTCGCCGTCTCCTTCGTCGTAGGAATCCTCGCCTTCTGCCTCAGGGGATGCAAGCGAAGATAA